A stretch of the Azorhizobium caulinodans ORS 571 genome encodes the following:
- a CDS encoding HpcH/HpaI aldolase/citrate lyase family protein: MSLRPRRSVLYMPGSNARALEKARTLPCDGVILDLEDAVAPDAKVEARFRVADAVRAGGFGPRETVIRINGLDTPWGTDDLAAAAAAAPDAILLPKVQDPAQLVDVGERLSAFGVPATTSVWAMIETPIAILDIKAISAAALNPVTRLKVFVLGTNDLAKETRAALVPGRAPMMGWLMQVIAGGHAYGIDVLDGVWNAFQDQAGFAAECSQGVEMGMDGKTLIHPSQIEPCNLAFSPPAAEVEKARAIIAVFDRPENAGKGVVTLDGRMVERMHADMARRTVALADAIAART, encoded by the coding sequence ATGAGCCTTCGCCCGCGCCGCAGCGTCCTCTACATGCCCGGCTCGAACGCCCGCGCTTTGGAGAAGGCCCGCACCCTGCCCTGCGATGGCGTGATCCTCGACCTTGAGGACGCGGTTGCGCCCGACGCCAAGGTAGAGGCCCGCTTCCGCGTGGCGGATGCGGTGCGCGCCGGCGGCTTCGGCCCGCGCGAGACCGTCATCCGCATCAACGGCCTCGACACCCCATGGGGCACCGATGATCTCGCCGCCGCGGCCGCCGCGGCGCCAGATGCCATCCTTCTCCCCAAGGTGCAGGACCCGGCCCAGTTGGTGGACGTGGGCGAGCGCCTTTCGGCCTTTGGCGTGCCCGCCACCACCAGCGTCTGGGCGATGATCGAGACGCCCATCGCCATCCTCGACATCAAGGCCATCTCTGCCGCCGCACTGAACCCGGTGACGCGGCTGAAGGTCTTCGTGCTCGGCACCAACGATCTCGCCAAGGAGACCCGCGCCGCCCTCGTGCCGGGCCGCGCGCCCATGATGGGCTGGCTGATGCAGGTCATCGCCGGCGGCCATGCCTATGGCATCGACGTGCTGGACGGCGTGTGGAACGCCTTTCAGGATCAGGCGGGCTTTGCCGCCGAATGCTCACAGGGCGTGGAGATGGGCATGGACGGCAAGACGCTGATCCACCCCAGCCAGATCGAGCCCTGCAACCTCGCCTTCTCGCCCCCGGCGGCGGAAGTGGAGAAGGCTCGTGCCATCATTGCGGTGTTCGACCGGCCGGAAAATGCCGGCAAGGGCGTCGTGACGCTGGACGGGCGCATGGTGGAGCGGATGCACGCCGACATGGCCCGCCGCACGGTCGCGCTCGCGGACGCCATTGCCGCGCGGACCTGA
- a CDS encoding acetyl-CoA hydrolase/transferase family protein, which yields MTELPAAAHDRIRLSSLLDKVVSAEEAASHIKDGMMVGMSGFTRAGEAKAVPMALAARAKTEPFKITLVTGASLGNDLDKQLAEAHVLARRLPFQSDPALRKAINAGEVMFIDQHLSETVEHLRTHQLGPINVAVVEAVGITAQGGIIPTTSVGNSASFAILAEKVIVEINTSQPMGLEGLHDIYIPTRRPFREPIPVVGAESRVGLPFIPVPPEKIAAIVITSKLDSASNVLPPDAETAAIAGHLMEFLGHEVKKGRLTERLQPLQAGIGTIANAVMHGFIESPFYDLTMYSEVLQDSTFDLFDAGKLNFASGSSITLSKPKYEQVMADITRYKPRLILRPQEISNHPEIIRRLGIIAINTALEFDIYGNVNSTHVGGTQMMNGIGGSGDFARNGYLSVFVTKSIAKDGALSSVVPMVSHVDHTEHDVDIVVTEVGLADLRELAPRERARVIIDNCVHPLYRDALDDYFQRALARGGHTPHLIEEAFSWHVRARETGRMLAPPHLAASA from the coding sequence ATGACCGAACTTCCCGCCGCCGCCCATGATCGCATCCGCCTGTCCTCGCTGCTCGACAAGGTGGTCTCCGCCGAGGAGGCCGCCAGCCACATCAAGGACGGCATGATGGTGGGCATGAGCGGCTTCACCCGCGCGGGGGAGGCCAAGGCCGTGCCCATGGCGCTCGCCGCCCGCGCCAAGACCGAGCCGTTCAAGATCACCCTCGTCACCGGCGCCTCGCTCGGCAACGATCTCGACAAGCAGCTGGCGGAGGCACATGTCCTGGCCCGGCGCCTGCCGTTCCAGTCGGACCCCGCCCTGCGCAAGGCCATCAATGCCGGCGAGGTGATGTTCATCGACCAGCATCTGTCGGAAACCGTCGAGCACCTGCGCACCCACCAGCTCGGCCCCATCAACGTGGCGGTGGTGGAGGCGGTCGGCATCACGGCGCAGGGCGGCATCATCCCCACCACGTCGGTGGGCAATTCCGCTTCCTTCGCCATCCTGGCGGAGAAGGTGATCGTCGAGATCAACACCTCCCAGCCCATGGGGCTGGAGGGCCTGCACGACATCTATATCCCGACGCGCCGCCCCTTCCGCGAACCCATTCCAGTGGTCGGTGCCGAGAGCCGGGTGGGCCTGCCCTTCATTCCGGTGCCGCCGGAGAAGATCGCGGCCATCGTCATCACCTCGAAGCTCGATTCCGCCTCGAACGTGTTGCCGCCCGATGCGGAGACCGCCGCCATCGCCGGGCATCTCATGGAGTTCCTCGGCCATGAGGTGAAGAAGGGCCGTCTCACCGAGCGCCTTCAGCCGCTTCAGGCCGGCATCGGCACCATTGCGAACGCGGTGATGCATGGCTTCATCGAGAGCCCCTTCTACGACCTCACCATGTATTCCGAGGTTCTACAGGATTCGACCTTCGACCTGTTCGATGCGGGCAAGCTCAACTTCGCCTCCGGCTCGTCCATCACCCTCTCGAAGCCCAAGTATGAGCAGGTGATGGCCGACATCACCCGCTACAAGCCGCGCCTCATCCTGCGCCCGCAGGAGATTTCCAACCATCCGGAGATCATCCGCCGCCTTGGCATCATCGCCATCAACACGGCGCTGGAATTCGACATCTACGGCAACGTCAATTCCACCCACGTGGGCGGCACGCAGATGATGAACGGCATCGGCGGCTCGGGCGATTTTGCCCGCAACGGCTATCTGTCCGTGTTCGTCACCAAGTCCATCGCCAAGGACGGCGCGCTGTCCTCCGTTGTACCCATGGTGAGCCACGTGGACCATACCGAGCATGACGTGGACATCGTGGTGACGGAAGTGGGCCTTGCGGACCTGCGCGAACTCGCCCCGCGTGAACGCGCTCGCGTCATCATCGACAACTGCGTCCACCCGCTCTATCGCGACGCGCTCGACGACTATTTCCAGCGCGCCCTCGCCCGCGGCGGCCACACGCCCCACCTCATCGAGGAGGCCTTCTCCTGGCACGTGCGGGCGCGGGAAACGGGGCGCATGCTGGCTCCGCCCCACCTCGCAGCGTCAGCCTGA
- a CDS encoding aspartate-semialdehyde dehydrogenase: MGYKVAVVGATGNVGREILSILAERGFPADEVVALASRRSMGVEVSYGDKTLKVKDLATYDFSDTDICLMSAGGAVSKEWSPKIGAQGCVVIDNSSQWRTDPDVPLIVPEVNADAIVGFTKKNIIANPNCSTAQLVVALKPLHDAATIKRVVVSTYQSVSGAGKDAMDELFSQTRAVFVSDPVEAKKFPKRIAFNLIPQIDVFMEDGFTKEEWKMVVETKKILDPKIKLTATCVRVPVFISHSESVNVEFEKELSAEDARKILREAPGILVVDTREPGGYATPHEAAGEDATYISRLRDDPTVENGIAFWCVSDNLRKGAALNAVQIAEVLVNRKLITARSKAA; the protein is encoded by the coding sequence ATGGGCTACAAGGTCGCCGTTGTCGGCGCCACGGGTAACGTGGGCCGGGAGATCCTCTCGATCCTCGCCGAACGGGGTTTCCCCGCGGACGAGGTCGTTGCGCTTGCATCGCGCCGCTCGATGGGCGTTGAGGTCTCCTACGGCGACAAAACGCTCAAGGTGAAGGATCTGGCGACCTACGACTTCTCCGACACCGACATCTGCCTGATGTCGGCGGGCGGGGCCGTGTCGAAGGAATGGTCGCCCAAGATCGGCGCCCAGGGCTGCGTGGTCATCGACAATTCCTCGCAGTGGCGCACCGATCCCGACGTGCCGCTGATCGTTCCCGAAGTGAACGCGGACGCCATCGTCGGCTTCACCAAGAAGAACATCATCGCCAACCCGAACTGCTCGACCGCGCAGCTCGTGGTGGCGCTTAAGCCGCTGCACGACGCGGCCACCATCAAGCGCGTGGTGGTCTCCACCTATCAGTCCGTCTCCGGCGCCGGCAAGGACGCCATGGACGAGCTGTTCTCGCAGACCCGCGCGGTCTTCGTCTCCGATCCGGTCGAGGCGAAGAAGTTCCCGAAGCGGATCGCCTTCAACCTGATCCCCCAGATCGACGTGTTCATGGAGGACGGGTTCACGAAGGAAGAGTGGAAGATGGTGGTCGAGACCAAGAAGATCCTCGACCCCAAGATCAAGCTCACGGCCACCTGCGTCCGCGTGCCGGTTTTCATCTCCCACTCCGAGAGCGTGAACGTGGAGTTCGAGAAGGAGCTCTCCGCCGAGGACGCCCGCAAGATCCTGCGCGAGGCCCCGGGCATCCTCGTGGTCGATACCCGCGAGCCGGGCGGCTATGCCACCCCCCACGAGGCGGCCGGCGAGGACGCGACCTACATCTCGCGTCTGCGTGACGACCCGACGGTGGAGAACGGCATCGCCTTCTGGTGCGTGTCGGACAACCTGCGCAAGGGCGCGGCGCTGAACGCGGTTCAGATCGCGGAAGTGCTGGTGAACCGCAAGCTCATCACGGCCCGCAGCAAGGCCGCCTGA
- a CDS encoding cation diffusion facilitator family transporter — protein sequence MSGSASQKLSFQAMVFVACLFPFYILAATLTNSAAVLTDLLATSFDLTSLTTCWLVLKIAHGREKGRFAYGLGKLENLAELMIAVLQVVLVVIAGTRAIHGLLNPEHVSGAMLGLAVTLVAVAGNVYLNRKAKRVAEETHSPVIAAQARVHLVSAVSSGSVFICTVITSSFEAEWIAYLDPLASFVVIGLMIFNIFEMLSNSIGSLLDQAIGEAGQLRILRALASHFDDFDELGEIRTRQHGGKMMVDLHLGFDPEWTVGQARAAAAGIRAAVEREFEEAGDEVDVSIVLIPREPEAVAA from the coding sequence GTGTCGGGTTCAGCCAGCCAGAAACTGTCCTTCCAGGCGATGGTCTTTGTCGCCTGCCTGTTTCCCTTCTACATCCTTGCGGCGACGCTCACCAATTCGGCGGCGGTGCTCACGGATCTTCTGGCGACGTCCTTCGATCTCACCTCGCTCACCACCTGCTGGCTGGTGCTGAAGATCGCGCACGGGCGGGAGAAGGGCCGATTCGCTTATGGCCTCGGCAAGCTGGAAAACCTCGCCGAACTGATGATCGCCGTGCTCCAGGTGGTGCTGGTGGTGATTGCCGGCACCCGCGCCATTCACGGCCTGCTCAACCCCGAGCACGTGAGCGGCGCCATGCTGGGCCTCGCGGTCACGCTCGTGGCGGTGGCCGGCAATGTCTATCTCAACCGCAAGGCCAAGCGCGTGGCCGAGGAGACCCATTCGCCGGTGATCGCCGCGCAGGCGCGCGTGCATCTGGTGTCGGCGGTCTCGTCCGGCTCGGTGTTCATCTGCACCGTCATCACGTCGAGCTTTGAGGCGGAATGGATCGCCTATCTCGATCCGCTGGCCTCCTTCGTCGTCATCGGCCTGATGATCTTCAACATCTTCGAGATGCTGTCGAACTCCATCGGCTCGCTGCTCGATCAGGCGATCGGCGAGGCGGGGCAGCTGCGCATCCTGCGCGCGCTCGCCAGCCACTTCGATGATTTCGACGAACTGGGCGAGATCCGCACCCGCCAGCACGGCGGCAAGATGATGGTGGATCTGCACCTCGGCTTCGATCCCGAATGGACCGTCGGCCAGGCGCGCGCCGCCGCGGCCGGCATCCGCGCCGCCGTCGAGCGCGAGTTTGAGGAGGCGGGGGACGAGGTGGACGTGTCCATCGTCCTCATCCCGCGCGAACCGGAGGCGGTGGCGGCCTGA
- the cysT gene encoding sulfate ABC transporter permease subunit CysT, producing MSSVIPGFRLSFGITLTYLCLIVLLPVAALLLQAADVGLARYIAIMTSPRTLASFQVTFTTAAIATAFNAIYGLALAWVLVRYEFPGKRLLDALVDVPFALPTAVAGLALTAIFAKNGWYGAQLAQWGIQVAYAPAGIACAMAFTSIPFVVRTVQPVLEDLAGDVEEAATTLGASDFRVFRTVILPALFPAFLAGCSLAFARSLGEFGAVVFIAGNQPFRTEIVALLAFIRLEEYDYPAAAAIAATMLGLAFLLLLTVNAIQAWHQRRAIRED from the coding sequence ATGTCCAGCGTCATTCCGGGCTTCCGCCTCTCCTTCGGCATCACCCTCACCTATCTCTGCCTCATCGTGCTGCTGCCGGTAGCGGCGCTGCTGCTCCAGGCGGCGGATGTAGGGCTTGCCCGCTACATCGCCATCATGACGTCGCCGCGCACGCTCGCCTCCTTTCAGGTGACGTTCACAACCGCCGCCATCGCCACGGCCTTCAACGCCATCTATGGCCTCGCGCTCGCCTGGGTGCTGGTGCGCTATGAGTTTCCCGGAAAGCGCCTTTTGGATGCGCTGGTGGACGTGCCCTTTGCGCTGCCGACCGCCGTGGCAGGCCTCGCGCTCACCGCCATCTTCGCCAAGAACGGCTGGTATGGCGCGCAGCTGGCCCAGTGGGGCATTCAGGTGGCCTATGCGCCGGCCGGCATTGCCTGCGCCATGGCTTTCACCTCCATCCCCTTCGTGGTGCGCACCGTCCAGCCGGTGCTGGAGGATCTCGCCGGAGACGTGGAGGAGGCCGCCACCACGCTGGGCGCCTCCGATTTCCGCGTCTTCCGCACGGTGATCCTGCCGGCTCTGTTTCCAGCCTTCCTCGCCGGCTGCTCGCTTGCCTTCGCCCGCTCCCTGGGGGAGTTCGGCGCGGTGGTGTTCATCGCCGGCAACCAGCCCTTCCGCACCGAGATCGTGGCGCTCCTCGCCTTCATCCGGCTGGAGGAATACGACTATCCGGCCGCCGCCGCGATTGCCGCCACCATGCTCGGCCTCGCGTTTCTCCTGCTGCTGACGGTGAACGCCATTCAGGCCTGGCACCAGCGCCGCGCGATCCGGGAGGACTGA
- a CDS encoding DUF1800 domain-containing protein, with protein sequence MGGPRAGKVLVLGVLVAFGLGSSAEVRAGEPPVHASPSAAPAPVAAPLVFSPHDIAFVDALTWGANASTMARFHALGVEGWLKEQLHPARDTLPAEAQRQIEALEISRRSAPQLVTEFRDRDAALKNLPSPEEKGAAQKVYQADMTARAREAATAAILRALYAPDQLRERMVWFWLNHFNVHQAKGNLRLLMADYQDNAIRPHALGKFRDLLAATLRHPAMLRYLDNAENAAGRINENYAREIMELHTLGVGSGYSQKDVEELARILTGVGIAGPNIPRVKPGQEALLIRDGLFEFNPARHDFGDKVLLGRTIEGQGFAEVEEALDILSRAPATARHVSRDIAIYFVADNPPEALVQRMADTFQKSDGDIAAVLATMIRSPEFEASLGKRFKDPVRYVFSAVRLAYDDRVILNTQPVQNWLNRLGEGLYNHETPDGYPLVSTAWTASGQMTARFEIARQIGSGAAGLFKPAEEGAVEQPAFPLLQNSLYFSGLSARLSPATRLALAQAISPQDWNTLFLSSPDFMQ encoded by the coding sequence ATGGGTGGACCGCGCGCAGGAAAGGTGCTGGTGCTCGGCGTGCTTGTGGCTTTTGGCCTCGGCTCGTCAGCGGAGGTGCGTGCCGGCGAGCCGCCAGTCCACGCCTCGCCCTCCGCCGCGCCGGCGCCGGTTGCCGCGCCGCTTGTCTTCTCGCCCCATGACATCGCATTCGTCGATGCCCTCACCTGGGGCGCCAATGCCTCCACCATGGCCCGCTTCCATGCGCTCGGCGTCGAGGGCTGGCTGAAGGAGCAGTTGCATCCCGCTCGGGACACGCTGCCCGCCGAGGCGCAGCGGCAGATCGAGGCGCTGGAGATTTCCCGCCGCTCGGCGCCGCAACTGGTGACGGAATTCCGGGATCGCGACGCGGCGCTGAAGAACCTGCCGTCGCCGGAGGAAAAGGGCGCCGCCCAGAAGGTCTATCAGGCGGACATGACCGCCCGCGCCCGCGAGGCCGCCACCGCCGCCATCCTGCGCGCGCTCTATGCCCCCGACCAGTTGCGCGAGCGCATGGTGTGGTTCTGGCTGAACCATTTCAACGTGCATCAGGCCAAGGGCAATCTGCGCCTGCTCATGGCGGACTATCAGGACAACGCCATTCGCCCTCATGCGCTGGGCAAATTCCGCGACCTGCTGGCGGCGACCCTGCGCCACCCTGCGATGCTGCGCTATCTCGATAACGCCGAGAATGCCGCCGGCCGCATCAATGAAAATTACGCCCGCGAGATCATGGAACTGCACACGCTGGGCGTGGGCTCGGGCTACAGCCAGAAGGATGTGGAGGAGCTCGCCCGCATCCTCACCGGTGTCGGCATCGCCGGCCCCAATATCCCCAGGGTGAAGCCGGGGCAGGAGGCGCTGCTCATCCGCGACGGCCTGTTCGAGTTCAATCCCGCCCGCCATGACTTCGGCGACAAGGTGCTGCTGGGCCGCACCATCGAGGGGCAGGGCTTCGCCGAGGTGGAGGAGGCGCTGGACATCCTGAGCCGGGCCCCCGCCACCGCCCGCCATGTCTCGCGCGACATCGCCATCTATTTCGTGGCCGACAATCCGCCGGAGGCGCTGGTGCAGCGCATGGCCGACACCTTCCAGAAGAGCGACGGCGACATCGCCGCCGTGCTCGCCACCATGATCCGCTCGCCCGAGTTCGAGGCCTCGCTCGGCAAGCGGTTCAAGGACCCGGTGCGCTACGTCTTCTCCGCGGTGCGCCTCGCCTATGATGATCGGGTGATCCTCAACACCCAGCCGGTACAGAACTGGCTCAACCGGCTGGGCGAGGGACTCTACAATCACGAGACGCCGGATGGCTATCCGCTGGTATCCACGGCCTGGACCGCCTCGGGCCAGATGACCGCGCGCTTTGAGATCGCGCGGCAGATCGGCTCCGGCGCGGCCGGCCTGTTCAAGCCTGCAGAGGAGGGAGCGGTGGAGCAGCCGGCCTTCCCGCTGCTCCAGAACAGCCTCTATTTCTCCGGTCTGAGCGCCCGTCTGTCGCCCGCCACCCGCCTTGCACTGGCGCAGGCCATCTCGCCGCAGGACTGGAACACGTTATTCCTGTCCTCCCCGGATTTCATGCAGTGA
- the cysW gene encoding sulfate ABC transporter permease subunit CysW: MSDTSTRRRVGDGPLARRLIIGLVLLVTVLVLLVPLASIFTEAFQRGVPAYFAALSQPDTLHAMGLTAFTALVCVPVNVIFGIAAAWTVAKFTFPGRGLLLALIELPFSISPIVAGVAYLFVYGAQGLLGPFLEAYDIKIMFAVPAIILASLFVTAPFVAREIVPLMMAQGREEEEAAVTLGASGWRILRTVTLPNVRFALLYGAALCNARVMGEFGAVSVVSGNIRGRTSTLPLQIELLYQDSQVAGAFAAATVLAGVALVTLVAKLIIERLDAERERLNVKRGVGH, from the coding sequence ATGTCGGACACCTCCACCCGCCGCCGCGTCGGCGACGGCCCGCTCGCCCGCCGCCTCATCATCGGCCTCGTGCTGCTGGTTACGGTGCTCGTTCTGCTGGTGCCGCTCGCCTCCATCTTCACGGAAGCTTTCCAGCGCGGGGTACCCGCCTATTTCGCCGCGCTGTCGCAGCCGGACACGCTGCACGCCATGGGGCTCACGGCCTTCACGGCACTGGTCTGCGTGCCCGTCAATGTGATCTTCGGCATCGCCGCCGCCTGGACGGTGGCGAAGTTCACCTTTCCCGGCCGTGGCCTGCTGCTGGCGCTGATCGAGCTGCCCTTTTCCATCTCGCCCATCGTGGCGGGCGTCGCCTATCTCTTCGTCTATGGCGCGCAGGGGCTGCTCGGGCCGTTTCTGGAAGCCTACGACATCAAGATCATGTTCGCCGTGCCGGCGATCATCCTCGCCAGCCTGTTCGTCACCGCGCCGTTCGTCGCCCGCGAAATCGTGCCGCTGATGATGGCGCAGGGGCGCGAGGAGGAAGAGGCGGCGGTGACGCTCGGCGCCTCCGGCTGGCGCATCCTGCGCACCGTCACGCTGCCCAACGTGCGCTTCGCGTTGCTCTATGGCGCGGCGCTCTGCAACGCCCGAGTGATGGGCGAGTTCGGCGCCGTCTCGGTGGTGTCCGGCAATATCCGGGGCCGCACCTCCACCCTGCCGCTCCAGATCGAGCTGCTCTATCAGGACAGCCAGGTGGCCGGCGCTTTTGCCGCCGCCACCGTTCTGGCGGGCGTCGCCCTCGTCACGCTGGTCGCCAAGCTCATCATCGAGCGCCTCGACGCCGAGCGCGAGCGGCTGAACGTGAAGCGGGGCGTCGGCCACTGA
- a CDS encoding DUF429 domain-containing protein, producing the protein MGQDGGLQPAAMVQGLDGCREGWILARWVPGGALNLLRISDLTEAFPAGTPPLVSAIDIPIGLPDRVGAGGRGPDRAVRPLLGQRQSSVFSVPSRRAVETACDISIPEEARYRAACAAALETSDPPRKISRQSFALFPKVLDVDHVLRARPGLPLTECHPEVSFWAMNGQKPLDLPKKVKGTPAAPGLDLRIRLLAAEGVPVDQLTRERARALRAGLDDLVDACACAWTAARIARGAALVFPDPPERDRYGLPVAITA; encoded by the coding sequence ATGGGGCAGGATGGGGGCCTGCAGCCGGCGGCCATGGTGCAGGGGCTCGACGGCTGCCGGGAGGGATGGATCCTCGCGCGCTGGGTGCCGGGCGGCGCCTTGAACCTGTTGCGGATCTCCGATCTGACCGAAGCCTTTCCGGCCGGCACGCCGCCGCTCGTCTCGGCCATCGACATCCCCATCGGCCTGCCGGATCGGGTCGGCGCAGGCGGGCGGGGGCCGGACCGGGCGGTGCGCCCGCTGCTCGGTCAGCGCCAGTCCAGTGTCTTTTCCGTGCCCTCCCGCCGGGCGGTGGAGACCGCCTGCGACATATCCATTCCCGAGGAGGCGCGCTATCGCGCCGCCTGTGCAGCCGCGCTCGAAACCTCGGACCCGCCGCGCAAGATCTCCCGCCAGTCCTTCGCGCTCTTCCCGAAGGTGCTCGATGTGGACCACGTGCTGCGGGCGCGGCCGGGCCTGCCGCTCACCGAATGCCATCCGGAAGTGAGCTTCTGGGCCATGAACGGCCAGAAGCCCCTCGATCTGCCGAAGAAGGTGAAGGGCACGCCCGCGGCACCCGGCCTTGACCTGCGCATTCGCCTTCTGGCTGCCGAAGGCGTCCCGGTGGACCAACTGACGCGGGAGCGGGCGCGCGCCCTGCGGGCGGGGCTCGATGATCTGGTGGACGCCTGTGCCTGCGCCTGGACAGCGGCTCGCATCGCCCGCGGGGCGGCGCTGGTCTTTCCCGATCCGCCCGAGCGCGACCGCTATGGCTTGCCGGTGGCCATCACCGCGTGA
- a CDS encoding DUF1501 domain-containing protein, which translates to MNRRHVLAGLAGLAPMTVAGRVWAAPKADARLLVVFLRGAYDAANVVIPVSSSFYYESRPNLAIARPGSGVGSALSLDVDWGLHPALASSILPLFQRGEVAFVPFAGTDDLTRSHFETQDTIELGQEVNVRRDYRSGFMARLAHELTGVRPISFTEQLPLTFQGEVAVPNVAINAVGKAGIDSRQAKLITAMYEHGPLSGAVAEGFRVRDEVYQQVTDHMMEASRNAASPKGFELSARRIGRLMRETFNLGFVDVGGWDTHVNQGGATGYLADRLGELGRGLAGFAEEIGPKWNDTVVVVLSEFGRTFRENGNHGTDHGHGSVYWVLGGGVRGGRIAGEQVAVDQPHLFQNRDYPVLTDYRGLLGGLIRQLYGLDAASLGRVFANVTPKDLALV; encoded by the coding sequence CTGAACCGTCGCCATGTCCTCGCCGGCCTCGCCGGATTGGCGCCCATGACCGTTGCCGGGCGGGTGTGGGCGGCACCGAAGGCTGACGCGCGCCTGCTCGTCGTGTTCCTGCGCGGCGCCTACGATGCGGCGAACGTGGTGATCCCGGTCTCGTCCAGTTTCTATTACGAGAGCCGGCCCAACCTCGCCATCGCCCGTCCCGGCAGCGGCGTGGGAAGCGCGCTCTCGCTCGATGTCGACTGGGGCCTGCATCCGGCGCTCGCGTCCAGCATCCTGCCGCTGTTCCAGCGCGGGGAGGTGGCCTTCGTGCCCTTCGCCGGCACGGACGATCTCACCCGCAGCCATTTCGAGACGCAGGACACCATCGAACTCGGGCAGGAGGTGAACGTCCGCCGCGACTACCGCTCCGGCTTCATGGCGCGCCTCGCCCATGAGCTGACGGGCGTACGTCCCATCTCCTTCACCGAGCAGTTGCCGCTCACCTTCCAGGGCGAGGTGGCGGTGCCCAATGTCGCCATCAATGCGGTGGGCAAGGCCGGCATCGATTCCCGCCAGGCGAAGCTCATCACCGCCATGTATGAGCATGGCCCGCTGTCCGGCGCCGTCGCGGAAGGCTTCCGCGTGCGCGACGAGGTCTATCAGCAGGTGACCGACCATATGATGGAGGCGAGCCGCAATGCCGCGTCCCCCAAGGGCTTCGAGCTGTCCGCCCGGCGTATCGGGCGCCTGATGCGCGAAACCTTCAACCTCGGCTTCGTGGATGTGGGCGGCTGGGACACCCATGTGAACCAGGGCGGCGCCACAGGCTATCTGGCGGACCGGCTGGGAGAACTGGGGCGCGGGCTGGCCGGCTTCGCGGAGGAGATCGGTCCCAAGTGGAACGACACCGTGGTGGTGGTGCTCTCCGAATTCGGCCGCACCTTCCGCGAGAACGGCAACCACGGCACTGATCATGGCCACGGCAGCGTCTATTGGGTGCTCGGCGGCGGGGTGCGCGGCGGGCGGATTGCCGGGGAGCAGGTGGCGGTGGATCAGCCGCACCTGTTCCAGAACCGGGATTATCCGGTGCTCACCGACTATCGCGGGCTGCTGGGCGGTCTCATCCGCCAGCTTTATGGCCTCGACGCGGCCAGCCTCGGCCGCGTCTTCGCCAATGTCACCCCGAAGGATCTGGCGCTGGTGTGA
- a CDS encoding DUF1737 domain-containing protein, protein MKLYRYLTGPDDSTFCKRVSAALNKGWQLHGAPTLTFDPVKGRVICGQAIVKDVPGDWSDDITLSDY, encoded by the coding sequence ATGAAGCTCTATCGCTATCTCACCGGCCCGGACGACAGCACCTTCTGCAAGCGGGTCTCGGCGGCGCTGAACAAGGGCTGGCAGCTCCACGGGGCACCGACCCTGACCTTCGATCCGGTGAAGGGCCGCGTCATCTGCGGGCAGGCCATCGTCAAGGACGTGCCCGGCGACTGGTCTGACGACATCACGCTTTCCGATTACTGA